In one Gadus morhua chromosome 7, gadMor3.0, whole genome shotgun sequence genomic region, the following are encoded:
- the LOC115546544 gene encoding zinc finger protein 600 isoform X2 has product MSINMSPCGSTLEEQLSSIMDVLAKAAVSEISQLFSEGSATLQLQITQSREENETLRTRMKVMRSELFSLRLQTRSNASRAPSRFALARANLCKPRTTSLGNGLKPLMEQKAVGHSPFHSPTKSEASSVTSPAEETPDIILIKIEEDISGCRTAAFGDRSTQSGVTVESLHVDAAGSSHVFSQNAELRILSVHGRGGGQLVMEGHDTLFTSSEVEALNSLSADCNVAKSLDCGERMDCRKELALQQENPDTILIKEEEDIGVCMPPVEDCNDIRYCSTQRSATSDSLHPDAPGSSHMSRHNGELRILSVCGQGVGRLGLDSHDTLFTASEVEALSLLSVDHSVAKSLDCGKRLVHYEEQTGPRGGRKGRPCVFCGKVFPNASKMTIHMRTHTSEKPYRCDQCMKRFTQRCHLKIHMSIHSREKPYKCDQCMKGFRRRYDLKIHMRIHTREMP; this is encoded by the exons ATGTCAATAAACATGTCACCGTGTGGCTCAACTTTGGAAGAACAGCTTTCGTCCATAATGGACGTGCTTGCGAAAGCGGCTGTATCTGAAATTAGCCAACTGTTCTCGGAAGGGTCGGCTACTCTTCAGTTACAAATAACTCAGAGCCGTGAAGAAAACGAAACGCTGAGAACGAGGATGAAAGTTATGAGGAGTGAGCTGTTTTCTTTGCGGCTTCAAACAAGATCGAATGCATCGCGTGCGCCAAGTCGTTTTGCCTTGGCTCGAGCCAACCTCTGCAAACCACGGACTACATCACTGGGAAATG gcctaAAGCCCCTGATGGAACAAAAGGCGGTTGGACATTCCCCTTTTCATTCACCAACCAAAAGTGAGGCTTCCTCTGTGACAAGTCCAGCAGAG GAGACCCCCGATATAATTTTAATCAAGATTGAAGAGGATATCAGTGGATGCAGGACAGCAG CCTTTGGAGACCGCAGCACCCAGAGCGGAGTCACCGTGGAGAGTCTCCATGTGGACGCCGCTGGCTCCTCCCACGTGTTCAGTCAAAACGCggagctgcggatcctgagtgtccacgggcgggggggggggcaactggTGATGGaaggccatgacaccctcttcacatCTTCCGAAGTCGAGGCCCTGAACTCACTGTCTGCGGACTGCAACGTGGCTAAGAGCCTGGACTGTGGCGAGCGGATGGATTGCCGCAAAGAGCTGGCTTTGCAG CAGGAGAACCCTGACACCATTTTGatcaaggaggaagaggatattggtgtaTGCATGCCCCCTGTAG aagactgcaaTGACATCAGATACTGCAGCACACAACGCAGCGCCACCTCGGATAGTCTGCATccggacgcccctggctcctcccacatgtctagGCACAATGgggagctgcggatcctgagTGTCTGTGGACAAGGGGTGGGCCGGCTGGGGCTGGAcagccatgacaccctcttcaccgcatCCGAAGTGGAAGCCCTAAGCTTGCTGTCCGTGGACCACAgtgtggccaagagcctggactGCGGCAAGCGGCTTGTCCACTATGAGGAGCAAACTGGGCCTCGGGGCGGCCGCAAGGGCCGGCCCTGTGTCTTCTGTGGCAAGGTTTTTCCCAACGCTTCCAAGATGACCATCCATATGCGTACCCACACcagcgagaagccctacaggtgtgaccaatgcatgaagcgcttcACTCAGAGGTgccacctgaagatccacatgagtattcactccagggagaagccctacaaatgtgaccaatgcatgaagggCTTCAGACGGAGATATGATCtaaagatccacatgaggattcACACCAGGGAGATGCCCTaa
- the LOC115546544 gene encoding zinc finger protein 239 isoform X7 codes for MQDSSTQSGVTVESLHVDAAGSSHVFSQNAELRILSVHGRGGGQLVMEGHDTLFTSSEVEALNSLSADCNVAKSLDCGERMDCRKELALQQENPDTILIKEEEDIGVCMPPVEDCNDIRYCSTQRSATSDSLHPDAPGSSHMSRHNGELRILSVCGQGVGRLGLDSHDTLFTASEVEALSLLSVDHSVAKSLDCGKRLVHYEEQTGPRGGRKGRPCVFCGKVFPNASKMTIHMRTHTSEKPYRCDQCMKRFTQRCHLKIHMSIHSREKPYKCDQCMKGFRRRYDLKIHMRIHTREMP; via the exons ATGCAGGACAGCAG CACCCAGAGCGGAGTCACCGTGGAGAGTCTCCATGTGGACGCCGCTGGCTCCTCCCACGTGTTCAGTCAAAACGCggagctgcggatcctgagtgtccacgggcgggggggggggcaactggTGATGGaaggccatgacaccctcttcacatCTTCCGAAGTCGAGGCCCTGAACTCACTGTCTGCGGACTGCAACGTGGCTAAGAGCCTGGACTGTGGCGAGCGGATGGATTGCCGCAAAGAGCTGGCTTTGCAG CAGGAGAACCCTGACACCATTTTGatcaaggaggaagaggatattggtgtaTGCATGCCCCCTGTAG aagactgcaaTGACATCAGATACTGCAGCACACAACGCAGCGCCACCTCGGATAGTCTGCATccggacgcccctggctcctcccacatgtctagGCACAATGgggagctgcggatcctgagTGTCTGTGGACAAGGGGTGGGCCGGCTGGGGCTGGAcagccatgacaccctcttcaccgcatCCGAAGTGGAAGCCCTAAGCTTGCTGTCCGTGGACCACAgtgtggccaagagcctggactGCGGCAAGCGGCTTGTCCACTATGAGGAGCAAACTGGGCCTCGGGGCGGCCGCAAGGGCCGGCCCTGTGTCTTCTGTGGCAAGGTTTTTCCCAACGCTTCCAAGATGACCATCCATATGCGTACCCACACcagcgagaagccctacaggtgtgaccaatgcatgaagcgcttcACTCAGAGGTgccacctgaagatccacatgagtattcactccagggagaagccctacaaatgtgaccaatgcatgaagggCTTCAGACGGAGATATGATCtaaagatccacatgaggattcACACCAGGGAGATGCCCTaa
- the LOC115546544 gene encoding zinc finger protein 600 isoform X1, with product MSINMSPCGSTLEEQLSSIMDVLAKAAVSEISQLFSEGSATLQLQITQSREENETLRTRMKVMRSELFSLRLQTRSNASRAPSRFALARANLCKPRTTSLGNGLKPLMEQKAVGHSPFHSPTKSEASSVTSPAEQETPDIILIKIEEDISGCRTAAFGDRSTQSGVTVESLHVDAAGSSHVFSQNAELRILSVHGRGGGQLVMEGHDTLFTSSEVEALNSLSADCNVAKSLDCGERMDCRKELALQQENPDTILIKEEEDIGVCMPPVEDCNDIRYCSTQRSATSDSLHPDAPGSSHMSRHNGELRILSVCGQGVGRLGLDSHDTLFTASEVEALSLLSVDHSVAKSLDCGKRLVHYEEQTGPRGGRKGRPCVFCGKVFPNASKMTIHMRTHTSEKPYRCDQCMKRFTQRCHLKIHMSIHSREKPYKCDQCMKGFRRRYDLKIHMRIHTREMP from the exons ATGTCAATAAACATGTCACCGTGTGGCTCAACTTTGGAAGAACAGCTTTCGTCCATAATGGACGTGCTTGCGAAAGCGGCTGTATCTGAAATTAGCCAACTGTTCTCGGAAGGGTCGGCTACTCTTCAGTTACAAATAACTCAGAGCCGTGAAGAAAACGAAACGCTGAGAACGAGGATGAAAGTTATGAGGAGTGAGCTGTTTTCTTTGCGGCTTCAAACAAGATCGAATGCATCGCGTGCGCCAAGTCGTTTTGCCTTGGCTCGAGCCAACCTCTGCAAACCACGGACTACATCACTGGGAAATG gcctaAAGCCCCTGATGGAACAAAAGGCGGTTGGACATTCCCCTTTTCATTCACCAACCAAAAGTGAGGCTTCCTCTGTGACAAGTCCAGCAGAG CAGGAGACCCCCGATATAATTTTAATCAAGATTGAAGAGGATATCAGTGGATGCAGGACAGCAG CCTTTGGAGACCGCAGCACCCAGAGCGGAGTCACCGTGGAGAGTCTCCATGTGGACGCCGCTGGCTCCTCCCACGTGTTCAGTCAAAACGCggagctgcggatcctgagtgtccacgggcgggggggggggcaactggTGATGGaaggccatgacaccctcttcacatCTTCCGAAGTCGAGGCCCTGAACTCACTGTCTGCGGACTGCAACGTGGCTAAGAGCCTGGACTGTGGCGAGCGGATGGATTGCCGCAAAGAGCTGGCTTTGCAG CAGGAGAACCCTGACACCATTTTGatcaaggaggaagaggatattggtgtaTGCATGCCCCCTGTAG aagactgcaaTGACATCAGATACTGCAGCACACAACGCAGCGCCACCTCGGATAGTCTGCATccggacgcccctggctcctcccacatgtctagGCACAATGgggagctgcggatcctgagTGTCTGTGGACAAGGGGTGGGCCGGCTGGGGCTGGAcagccatgacaccctcttcaccgcatCCGAAGTGGAAGCCCTAAGCTTGCTGTCCGTGGACCACAgtgtggccaagagcctggactGCGGCAAGCGGCTTGTCCACTATGAGGAGCAAACTGGGCCTCGGGGCGGCCGCAAGGGCCGGCCCTGTGTCTTCTGTGGCAAGGTTTTTCCCAACGCTTCCAAGATGACCATCCATATGCGTACCCACACcagcgagaagccctacaggtgtgaccaatgcatgaagcgcttcACTCAGAGGTgccacctgaagatccacatgagtattcactccagggagaagccctacaaatgtgaccaatgcatgaagggCTTCAGACGGAGATATGATCtaaagatccacatgaggattcACACCAGGGAGATGCCCTaa
- the LOC115546544 gene encoding zinc finger protein 600 isoform X3, with amino-acid sequence MSINMSPCGSTLEEQLSSIMDVLAKAAVSEISQLFSEGSATLQLQITQSREENETLRTRMKVMRSELFSLRLQTRSNASRAPSRFALARANLCKPRTTSLGNGLKPLMEQKAVGHSPFHSPTKSEASSVTSPAEQETPDIILIKIEEDISGCRTADRSTQSGVTVESLHVDAAGSSHVFSQNAELRILSVHGRGGGQLVMEGHDTLFTSSEVEALNSLSADCNVAKSLDCGERMDCRKELALQQENPDTILIKEEEDIGVCMPPVEDCNDIRYCSTQRSATSDSLHPDAPGSSHMSRHNGELRILSVCGQGVGRLGLDSHDTLFTASEVEALSLLSVDHSVAKSLDCGKRLVHYEEQTGPRGGRKGRPCVFCGKVFPNASKMTIHMRTHTSEKPYRCDQCMKRFTQRCHLKIHMSIHSREKPYKCDQCMKGFRRRYDLKIHMRIHTREMP; translated from the exons ATGTCAATAAACATGTCACCGTGTGGCTCAACTTTGGAAGAACAGCTTTCGTCCATAATGGACGTGCTTGCGAAAGCGGCTGTATCTGAAATTAGCCAACTGTTCTCGGAAGGGTCGGCTACTCTTCAGTTACAAATAACTCAGAGCCGTGAAGAAAACGAAACGCTGAGAACGAGGATGAAAGTTATGAGGAGTGAGCTGTTTTCTTTGCGGCTTCAAACAAGATCGAATGCATCGCGTGCGCCAAGTCGTTTTGCCTTGGCTCGAGCCAACCTCTGCAAACCACGGACTACATCACTGGGAAATG gcctaAAGCCCCTGATGGAACAAAAGGCGGTTGGACATTCCCCTTTTCATTCACCAACCAAAAGTGAGGCTTCCTCTGTGACAAGTCCAGCAGAG CAGGAGACCCCCGATATAATTTTAATCAAGATTGAAGAGGATATCAGTGGATGCAGGACAGCAG ACCGCAGCACCCAGAGCGGAGTCACCGTGGAGAGTCTCCATGTGGACGCCGCTGGCTCCTCCCACGTGTTCAGTCAAAACGCggagctgcggatcctgagtgtccacgggcgggggggggggcaactggTGATGGaaggccatgacaccctcttcacatCTTCCGAAGTCGAGGCCCTGAACTCACTGTCTGCGGACTGCAACGTGGCTAAGAGCCTGGACTGTGGCGAGCGGATGGATTGCCGCAAAGAGCTGGCTTTGCAG CAGGAGAACCCTGACACCATTTTGatcaaggaggaagaggatattggtgtaTGCATGCCCCCTGTAG aagactgcaaTGACATCAGATACTGCAGCACACAACGCAGCGCCACCTCGGATAGTCTGCATccggacgcccctggctcctcccacatgtctagGCACAATGgggagctgcggatcctgagTGTCTGTGGACAAGGGGTGGGCCGGCTGGGGCTGGAcagccatgacaccctcttcaccgcatCCGAAGTGGAAGCCCTAAGCTTGCTGTCCGTGGACCACAgtgtggccaagagcctggactGCGGCAAGCGGCTTGTCCACTATGAGGAGCAAACTGGGCCTCGGGGCGGCCGCAAGGGCCGGCCCTGTGTCTTCTGTGGCAAGGTTTTTCCCAACGCTTCCAAGATGACCATCCATATGCGTACCCACACcagcgagaagccctacaggtgtgaccaatgcatgaagcgcttcACTCAGAGGTgccacctgaagatccacatgagtattcactccagggagaagccctacaaatgtgaccaatgcatgaagggCTTCAGACGGAGATATGATCtaaagatccacatgaggattcACACCAGGGAGATGCCCTaa
- the LOC115546544 gene encoding zinc finger protein 239 isoform X5, translating into MEQKAVGHSPFHSPTKSEASSVTSPAEQETPDIILIKIEEDISGCRTAAFGDRSTQSGVTVESLHVDAAGSSHVFSQNAELRILSVHGRGGGQLVMEGHDTLFTSSEVEALNSLSADCNVAKSLDCGERMDCRKELALQQENPDTILIKEEEDIGVCMPPVEDCNDIRYCSTQRSATSDSLHPDAPGSSHMSRHNGELRILSVCGQGVGRLGLDSHDTLFTASEVEALSLLSVDHSVAKSLDCGKRLVHYEEQTGPRGGRKGRPCVFCGKVFPNASKMTIHMRTHTSEKPYRCDQCMKRFTQRCHLKIHMSIHSREKPYKCDQCMKGFRRRYDLKIHMRIHTREMP; encoded by the exons ATGGAACAAAAGGCGGTTGGACATTCCCCTTTTCATTCACCAACCAAAAGTGAGGCTTCCTCTGTGACAAGTCCAGCAGAG CAGGAGACCCCCGATATAATTTTAATCAAGATTGAAGAGGATATCAGTGGATGCAGGACAGCAG CCTTTGGAGACCGCAGCACCCAGAGCGGAGTCACCGTGGAGAGTCTCCATGTGGACGCCGCTGGCTCCTCCCACGTGTTCAGTCAAAACGCggagctgcggatcctgagtgtccacgggcgggggggggggcaactggTGATGGaaggccatgacaccctcttcacatCTTCCGAAGTCGAGGCCCTGAACTCACTGTCTGCGGACTGCAACGTGGCTAAGAGCCTGGACTGTGGCGAGCGGATGGATTGCCGCAAAGAGCTGGCTTTGCAG CAGGAGAACCCTGACACCATTTTGatcaaggaggaagaggatattggtgtaTGCATGCCCCCTGTAG aagactgcaaTGACATCAGATACTGCAGCACACAACGCAGCGCCACCTCGGATAGTCTGCATccggacgcccctggctcctcccacatgtctagGCACAATGgggagctgcggatcctgagTGTCTGTGGACAAGGGGTGGGCCGGCTGGGGCTGGAcagccatgacaccctcttcaccgcatCCGAAGTGGAAGCCCTAAGCTTGCTGTCCGTGGACCACAgtgtggccaagagcctggactGCGGCAAGCGGCTTGTCCACTATGAGGAGCAAACTGGGCCTCGGGGCGGCCGCAAGGGCCGGCCCTGTGTCTTCTGTGGCAAGGTTTTTCCCAACGCTTCCAAGATGACCATCCATATGCGTACCCACACcagcgagaagccctacaggtgtgaccaatgcatgaagcgcttcACTCAGAGGTgccacctgaagatccacatgagtattcactccagggagaagccctacaaatgtgaccaatgcatgaagggCTTCAGACGGAGATATGATCtaaagatccacatgaggattcACACCAGGGAGATGCCCTaa
- the LOC115546544 gene encoding zinc finger protein 239 isoform X6, translating into MEQKAVGHSPFHSPTKSEASSVTSPAEETPDIILIKIEEDISGCRTAAFGDRSTQSGVTVESLHVDAAGSSHVFSQNAELRILSVHGRGGGQLVMEGHDTLFTSSEVEALNSLSADCNVAKSLDCGERMDCRKELALQQENPDTILIKEEEDIGVCMPPVEDCNDIRYCSTQRSATSDSLHPDAPGSSHMSRHNGELRILSVCGQGVGRLGLDSHDTLFTASEVEALSLLSVDHSVAKSLDCGKRLVHYEEQTGPRGGRKGRPCVFCGKVFPNASKMTIHMRTHTSEKPYRCDQCMKRFTQRCHLKIHMSIHSREKPYKCDQCMKGFRRRYDLKIHMRIHTREMP; encoded by the exons ATGGAACAAAAGGCGGTTGGACATTCCCCTTTTCATTCACCAACCAAAAGTGAGGCTTCCTCTGTGACAAGTCCAGCAGAG GAGACCCCCGATATAATTTTAATCAAGATTGAAGAGGATATCAGTGGATGCAGGACAGCAG CCTTTGGAGACCGCAGCACCCAGAGCGGAGTCACCGTGGAGAGTCTCCATGTGGACGCCGCTGGCTCCTCCCACGTGTTCAGTCAAAACGCggagctgcggatcctgagtgtccacgggcgggggggggggcaactggTGATGGaaggccatgacaccctcttcacatCTTCCGAAGTCGAGGCCCTGAACTCACTGTCTGCGGACTGCAACGTGGCTAAGAGCCTGGACTGTGGCGAGCGGATGGATTGCCGCAAAGAGCTGGCTTTGCAG CAGGAGAACCCTGACACCATTTTGatcaaggaggaagaggatattggtgtaTGCATGCCCCCTGTAG aagactgcaaTGACATCAGATACTGCAGCACACAACGCAGCGCCACCTCGGATAGTCTGCATccggacgcccctggctcctcccacatgtctagGCACAATGgggagctgcggatcctgagTGTCTGTGGACAAGGGGTGGGCCGGCTGGGGCTGGAcagccatgacaccctcttcaccgcatCCGAAGTGGAAGCCCTAAGCTTGCTGTCCGTGGACCACAgtgtggccaagagcctggactGCGGCAAGCGGCTTGTCCACTATGAGGAGCAAACTGGGCCTCGGGGCGGCCGCAAGGGCCGGCCCTGTGTCTTCTGTGGCAAGGTTTTTCCCAACGCTTCCAAGATGACCATCCATATGCGTACCCACACcagcgagaagccctacaggtgtgaccaatgcatgaagcgcttcACTCAGAGGTgccacctgaagatccacatgagtattcactccagggagaagccctacaaatgtgaccaatgcatgaagggCTTCAGACGGAGATATGATCtaaagatccacatgaggattcACACCAGGGAGATGCCCTaa
- the LOC115546544 gene encoding zinc finger protein 600 isoform X4, translated as MSINMSPCGSTLEEQLSSIMDVLAKAAVSEISQLFSEGSATLQLQITQSREENETLRTRMKVMRSELFSLRLQTRSNASRAPSRFALARANLCKPRTTSLGNGLKPLMEQKAVGHSPFHSPTKSEASSVTSPAEETPDIILIKIEEDISGCRTADRSTQSGVTVESLHVDAAGSSHVFSQNAELRILSVHGRGGGQLVMEGHDTLFTSSEVEALNSLSADCNVAKSLDCGERMDCRKELALQQENPDTILIKEEEDIGVCMPPVEDCNDIRYCSTQRSATSDSLHPDAPGSSHMSRHNGELRILSVCGQGVGRLGLDSHDTLFTASEVEALSLLSVDHSVAKSLDCGKRLVHYEEQTGPRGGRKGRPCVFCGKVFPNASKMTIHMRTHTSEKPYRCDQCMKRFTQRCHLKIHMSIHSREKPYKCDQCMKGFRRRYDLKIHMRIHTREMP; from the exons ATGTCAATAAACATGTCACCGTGTGGCTCAACTTTGGAAGAACAGCTTTCGTCCATAATGGACGTGCTTGCGAAAGCGGCTGTATCTGAAATTAGCCAACTGTTCTCGGAAGGGTCGGCTACTCTTCAGTTACAAATAACTCAGAGCCGTGAAGAAAACGAAACGCTGAGAACGAGGATGAAAGTTATGAGGAGTGAGCTGTTTTCTTTGCGGCTTCAAACAAGATCGAATGCATCGCGTGCGCCAAGTCGTTTTGCCTTGGCTCGAGCCAACCTCTGCAAACCACGGACTACATCACTGGGAAATG gcctaAAGCCCCTGATGGAACAAAAGGCGGTTGGACATTCCCCTTTTCATTCACCAACCAAAAGTGAGGCTTCCTCTGTGACAAGTCCAGCAGAG GAGACCCCCGATATAATTTTAATCAAGATTGAAGAGGATATCAGTGGATGCAGGACAGCAG ACCGCAGCACCCAGAGCGGAGTCACCGTGGAGAGTCTCCATGTGGACGCCGCTGGCTCCTCCCACGTGTTCAGTCAAAACGCggagctgcggatcctgagtgtccacgggcgggggggggggcaactggTGATGGaaggccatgacaccctcttcacatCTTCCGAAGTCGAGGCCCTGAACTCACTGTCTGCGGACTGCAACGTGGCTAAGAGCCTGGACTGTGGCGAGCGGATGGATTGCCGCAAAGAGCTGGCTTTGCAG CAGGAGAACCCTGACACCATTTTGatcaaggaggaagaggatattggtgtaTGCATGCCCCCTGTAG aagactgcaaTGACATCAGATACTGCAGCACACAACGCAGCGCCACCTCGGATAGTCTGCATccggacgcccctggctcctcccacatgtctagGCACAATGgggagctgcggatcctgagTGTCTGTGGACAAGGGGTGGGCCGGCTGGGGCTGGAcagccatgacaccctcttcaccgcatCCGAAGTGGAAGCCCTAAGCTTGCTGTCCGTGGACCACAgtgtggccaagagcctggactGCGGCAAGCGGCTTGTCCACTATGAGGAGCAAACTGGGCCTCGGGGCGGCCGCAAGGGCCGGCCCTGTGTCTTCTGTGGCAAGGTTTTTCCCAACGCTTCCAAGATGACCATCCATATGCGTACCCACACcagcgagaagccctacaggtgtgaccaatgcatgaagcgcttcACTCAGAGGTgccacctgaagatccacatgagtattcactccagggagaagccctacaaatgtgaccaatgcatgaagggCTTCAGACGGAGATATGATCtaaagatccacatgaggattcACACCAGGGAGATGCCCTaa